One segment of Cottoperca gobio chromosome 24, fCotGob3.1, whole genome shotgun sequence DNA contains the following:
- the ccn6 gene encoding cellular communication network factor 6 — MDVPNHEVEGNVDVEIRAESSPNPKDGLDSQVKENDDPVTCFSGAQNNGQLVPRGGRAVAERRQFCQWPCKCRERPHCAPGVSSVLDGCGCCKSCARQIREPCNERDVCDPHKSMYCDFSADQPRYEVGVCAYMMAVGCDLNGAHYENGEGFQPSPLYKCTCIAGAIGCTPAFTQKPAALLGPAPLMGNMPAGLRSGQSPKKHQQDTTYMSAYRDPPLAWKKNCLIQTTPWSPCSKTCGLGISVRVDNDNSKCEMRKDRRLCLLRPCEKSVMKSVKATKGKTCQPKFQAKKAEKLTLSGCTSTKKFKPTYCGVCTDKRCCVPNKSRMIKVNFTCKGGSNTQWKMQWITSCVCQRKCNDPGDMFSDLRLL, encoded by the exons ATGGATGTTCCAAACCATGAAGTGGAGGGCAATGTAGACGTAGAAATTAGGGCCGAAAGCAGCCCCAACCCCAAAGACGGCCTGGATAGCCAGGTTAAAGAGAATGATGATCCTGTGACT tGCTTCAGCGGGGCTCAGAACAATGGGCAGCTGGTTCCTCGAGGTGGGCGGGCTGTGGCTGAGCGGCGGCAGTTTTGTCAGTGGCCCTGTAAATGTCGGGAAAGACCCCATTGTGCCCCGGGAGTGAGCTCTGTCCTGGACGGGTGTGGCTGCTGCAAGAGCTGTGCCAGGCAGATCAGAGAGCCGTGCAACGAGAGGGACGTCTGCGACCCACACAAGAGCATGTACTGCGACTTCTCAGCTGACCAGCCAAGATACGAGGTcggagtgtgtgcat ACATGATGGCAGTCGGCTGTGACCTCAATGGGGCCCACTATGAGAACGGAGAAGGTTTCCAGCCCAGCCCCCTCTATAAGTGCACATGTATTGCTGGAGCCATCGGCTGTACCCCTGCTTTCACCCAGAAGCCTGCCGCTCTCTTGGGCCCCGCCCCGCTGATGGGCAACATGCCAGCAGGCCTTCGTAGTGGCCAGAGCCCAAAGAAGCACCAGCAGGATACTACGTACAtgtcag CTTACAGGGATCCTCCTTTAGCCTGGAAGAAGAACTGTCTGATCCAGACCACCCCCTGGAGCCCCTGCTCCAAAACGTGCGGCCTGGGCATCTCTGTGCGTGTCGACAACGACAACAGCAAATGTGAGATGAGGAAGGATCGACGCCTGTGTCTGCTGCGGCCGTGTGAGAAGAGCGTGATGAAGAGTGTCAAG GCGACAAAGGGAAAGACATGCCAGCCGAAATTTCAAGCAAAGAAAGCAGAGAAGCTGACACTCTCGGGCTGTACTAGTACCAAGAAGTTTAAGCCCACGTACTGCGGTGTCTGTACAGACAAGCGCTGCTGTGTCCCCAACAAGTCACGCATGATCAAGGTCAACTTCACGTGCAAGGGAGGCTCCAACACACAGTGGAAGATGCAGTGGATAACATCCTGCGTGTGCCAGAGGAAGTGCAATGATCCAGGTGACATGTTTTCTGACCTGCGGTTACTCTAA
- the tube1 gene encoding tubulin epsilon chain isoform X3: MTQSVVVQVGQCGNQVGCRFWDLALREHAHINKKGLYDEALGSFFRNVDSRDCDGGASVVGGRIQHLKARAVLVDMEEGVVNEILQGPLREMFDSTQLLTDVSGSGNNWAVGHMTYGSAYREQIVDKLRKASEHCDCLQCFFLIHSLGGEDDVITSPYNSVLAMRELTEHADCVLPVENQSLVDIVNKIKRMSHDGKPGSVIKSESTVISGQGGLSGAEKPFDAMNNIVANLLLNITSSARFEGSLNMDLNEIAMNLVPFPRLHYLVPSLTPLYTLAVNVPTRRLDQMFSDAFGKDHQLIRAEPKHSLYLACALMVRGNVQVSDLRRNIERLKPSLPFVSWNQEGWKTGLCSVPPVGHSHSLLALANNTCVKPTFMELRERFTKLYRKKAHLHHYLQVEGMEQSLFSEAISSLSSLIEEYHQLDATRGRFMPDAPRLSIAV; this comes from the exons ATGACACAGTCAGTTGTTGTCCAAG TTGGTCAGTGTGGCAACCAGGTTGGCTGCAGGTTTTGGGATCTTGCTCTGCGAGAACATGCCCATATTAATAAA AAAGGATTGTATGATGAGGCACTTGGTAGCTTTTTCCGAAATGTGGACTCAAG AGATTGTGATGGGGGAGCCTCTGTAGTTGGTGGGAGAATCCAACATCTGAAGGCTAGG GCGGTGCTGGTGGACATGGAGGAGGGTGTGGTCAATGAGATCCTGCAGGGCCCATTGAGAGAAATGTTTGACAGCACTCAGCTCCTCACAGACGTGTCGGGTTCAGGCAACAACTG GGCGGTTGGACACATGACGTATGGCTCAGCCTACAGAGAGCAGATAGTGGATAAGCTGAGGAAGGCATCAGAACACTGTGACTGTCTTCAGTGCTTCTTTCTCATTCACTCTCTGGGAGGAG AGGATGATGTCATCACCTCTCCCTACAACAGTGTCCTGGCTATGAGGGAGCTTACAGAGCACGCTGACTGTGTCCTGCCTGTTGAAAACCAA TCGTTGGTCGACATTGTAAACAAGATTAAACGTATGTCTCATGATGGAAAGCCAGGGTCGGTGATCAAGAGCGAAAGCACCGTCATCTCTGGGCAGGGCGGGCTCAGTGGAGCAGAGAAGCCCTTTGATGCCATGAATAATATTGTGGCTAACCTGTTGCTCAATATTACCAG CTCAGCTCGTTTTGAAGGATCTCTCAACATGGATCTGAATGAGATTGCCATGAACCTGGTCCCCTTCCCTCGGTTACACTACCTGGTGCCCAGCCTCACCCCTCTCTACACATTGGCAGTCAATGTCCCCACCAGAAG ACTGGATCAGATGTTCAGTGATGCCTTCGGTAAAGACCACCAGCTAATCCGAGCCGAACCGAAGCACTCCCTCTACCTTGCCTGTGCCCTCATGGTGAGGGGCAACGTGCAGGTGTCTGACCTGCGCAGGAATATCGAGAG ACTGAAGCCTTCGCTGCCATTTGTTTCGTGGAACCAAGAAGGCTGGAAGACGGGCCTGTGTTCAGTGCCTCCTGTGGGTCACTCCCACTCCCTGTTAGCCCTGGCCAACAACACGTGTGTGAAGCCCACATTCATGGAGCTGAGGGAACGCTTTACCAAGCTCTACAGGAAGAAG GCTCACTTACACCACTACCTGCAGGTAGAAGGGATGGAGCAGAGCCTCTTTTCAGAGGCCATCAGCTCTCTCAGCTCCCTGATTGAAGAGTACCACCAACTGGATGCCACCAGGGGAAGATTCATGCCTGACGCACCCAGACTGAGCATCGCCGTATGA
- the tube1 gene encoding tubulin epsilon chain isoform X2, with translation MTQSVVVQVGQCGNQVGCRFWDLALREHAHINKKGLYDEALGSFFRNVDSRDCDGGASVVGGRIQHLKARAVLVDMEEGVVNEILQGPLREMFDSTQLLTDVSGSGNNWAVGHMTYGSAYREQIVDKLRKASEHCDCLQCFFLIHSLGGGSGLGTRVLSLLEEEFPEVCRIVTSIYPSAEDDVITSPYNSVLAMRELTEHADCVLPVENQSLVDIVNKIKRMSHDGKPGSVIKSESTVISGQGGLSGAEKPFDAMNNIVANLLLNITSSARFEGSLNMDLNEIAMNLVPFPRLHYLVPSLTPLYTLAVNVPTRRLDQMFSDAFGKDHQLIRAEPKHSLYLACALMVRGNVQVSDLRRNIERLKPSLPFVSWNQEGWKTGLCSVPPVGHSHSLLALANNTCVKPTFMELRERFTKLYRKKAHLHHYLQVEGMEQSLFSEAISSLSSLIEEYHQLDATRGRFMPDAPRLSIAV, from the exons ATGACACAGTCAGTTGTTGTCCAAG TTGGTCAGTGTGGCAACCAGGTTGGCTGCAGGTTTTGGGATCTTGCTCTGCGAGAACATGCCCATATTAATAAA AAAGGATTGTATGATGAGGCACTTGGTAGCTTTTTCCGAAATGTGGACTCAAG AGATTGTGATGGGGGAGCCTCTGTAGTTGGTGGGAGAATCCAACATCTGAAGGCTAGG GCGGTGCTGGTGGACATGGAGGAGGGTGTGGTCAATGAGATCCTGCAGGGCCCATTGAGAGAAATGTTTGACAGCACTCAGCTCCTCACAGACGTGTCGGGTTCAGGCAACAACTG GGCGGTTGGACACATGACGTATGGCTCAGCCTACAGAGAGCAGATAGTGGATAAGCTGAGGAAGGCATCAGAACACTGTGACTGTCTTCAGTGCTTCTTTCTCATTCACTCTCTGGGAGGAG GCTCTGGCCTGGGGACCAGAGTGCTGAGCCTGCTGGAGGAGGAGTTCCCTGAGGTGTGTCGAATTGTCAcctccatctatccatctgcaGAGGATGATGTCATCACCTCTCCCTACAACAGTGTCCTGGCTATGAGGGAGCTTACAGAGCACGCTGACTGTGTCCTGCCTGTTGAAAACCAA TCGTTGGTCGACATTGTAAACAAGATTAAACGTATGTCTCATGATGGAAAGCCAGGGTCGGTGATCAAGAGCGAAAGCACCGTCATCTCTGGGCAGGGCGGGCTCAGTGGAGCAGAGAAGCCCTTTGATGCCATGAATAATATTGTGGCTAACCTGTTGCTCAATATTACCAG CTCAGCTCGTTTTGAAGGATCTCTCAACATGGATCTGAATGAGATTGCCATGAACCTGGTCCCCTTCCCTCGGTTACACTACCTGGTGCCCAGCCTCACCCCTCTCTACACATTGGCAGTCAATGTCCCCACCAGAAG ACTGGATCAGATGTTCAGTGATGCCTTCGGTAAAGACCACCAGCTAATCCGAGCCGAACCGAAGCACTCCCTCTACCTTGCCTGTGCCCTCATGGTGAGGGGCAACGTGCAGGTGTCTGACCTGCGCAGGAATATCGAGAG ACTGAAGCCTTCGCTGCCATTTGTTTCGTGGAACCAAGAAGGCTGGAAGACGGGCCTGTGTTCAGTGCCTCCTGTGGGTCACTCCCACTCCCTGTTAGCCCTGGCCAACAACACGTGTGTGAAGCCCACATTCATGGAGCTGAGGGAACGCTTTACCAAGCTCTACAGGAAGAAG GCTCACTTACACCACTACCTGCAGGTAGAAGGGATGGAGCAGAGCCTCTTTTCAGAGGCCATCAGCTCTCTCAGCTCCCTGATTGAAGAGTACCACCAACTGGATGCCACCAGGGGAAGATTCATGCCTGACGCACCCAGACTGAGCATCGCCGTATGA
- the tube1 gene encoding tubulin epsilon chain isoform X1: MTQSVVVQVGQCGNQVGCRFWDLALREHAHINKKGLYDEALGSFFRNVDSRDCDGGASVVGGRIQHLKARAVLVDMEEGVVNEILQGPLREMFDSTQLLTDVSGSGNNWAVGHMTYGSAYREQIVDKLRKASEHCDCLQCFFLIHSLGGGTGSGLGTRVLSLLEEEFPEVCRIVTSIYPSAEDDVITSPYNSVLAMRELTEHADCVLPVENQSLVDIVNKIKRMSHDGKPGSVIKSESTVISGQGGLSGAEKPFDAMNNIVANLLLNITSSARFEGSLNMDLNEIAMNLVPFPRLHYLVPSLTPLYTLAVNVPTRRLDQMFSDAFGKDHQLIRAEPKHSLYLACALMVRGNVQVSDLRRNIERLKPSLPFVSWNQEGWKTGLCSVPPVGHSHSLLALANNTCVKPTFMELRERFTKLYRKKAHLHHYLQVEGMEQSLFSEAISSLSSLIEEYHQLDATRGRFMPDAPRLSIAV; this comes from the exons ATGACACAGTCAGTTGTTGTCCAAG TTGGTCAGTGTGGCAACCAGGTTGGCTGCAGGTTTTGGGATCTTGCTCTGCGAGAACATGCCCATATTAATAAA AAAGGATTGTATGATGAGGCACTTGGTAGCTTTTTCCGAAATGTGGACTCAAG AGATTGTGATGGGGGAGCCTCTGTAGTTGGTGGGAGAATCCAACATCTGAAGGCTAGG GCGGTGCTGGTGGACATGGAGGAGGGTGTGGTCAATGAGATCCTGCAGGGCCCATTGAGAGAAATGTTTGACAGCACTCAGCTCCTCACAGACGTGTCGGGTTCAGGCAACAACTG GGCGGTTGGACACATGACGTATGGCTCAGCCTACAGAGAGCAGATAGTGGATAAGCTGAGGAAGGCATCAGAACACTGTGACTGTCTTCAGTGCTTCTTTCTCATTCACTCTCTGGGAGGAG GTACAGGCTCTGGCCTGGGGACCAGAGTGCTGAGCCTGCTGGAGGAGGAGTTCCCTGAGGTGTGTCGAATTGTCAcctccatctatccatctgcaGAGGATGATGTCATCACCTCTCCCTACAACAGTGTCCTGGCTATGAGGGAGCTTACAGAGCACGCTGACTGTGTCCTGCCTGTTGAAAACCAA TCGTTGGTCGACATTGTAAACAAGATTAAACGTATGTCTCATGATGGAAAGCCAGGGTCGGTGATCAAGAGCGAAAGCACCGTCATCTCTGGGCAGGGCGGGCTCAGTGGAGCAGAGAAGCCCTTTGATGCCATGAATAATATTGTGGCTAACCTGTTGCTCAATATTACCAG CTCAGCTCGTTTTGAAGGATCTCTCAACATGGATCTGAATGAGATTGCCATGAACCTGGTCCCCTTCCCTCGGTTACACTACCTGGTGCCCAGCCTCACCCCTCTCTACACATTGGCAGTCAATGTCCCCACCAGAAG ACTGGATCAGATGTTCAGTGATGCCTTCGGTAAAGACCACCAGCTAATCCGAGCCGAACCGAAGCACTCCCTCTACCTTGCCTGTGCCCTCATGGTGAGGGGCAACGTGCAGGTGTCTGACCTGCGCAGGAATATCGAGAG ACTGAAGCCTTCGCTGCCATTTGTTTCGTGGAACCAAGAAGGCTGGAAGACGGGCCTGTGTTCAGTGCCTCCTGTGGGTCACTCCCACTCCCTGTTAGCCCTGGCCAACAACACGTGTGTGAAGCCCACATTCATGGAGCTGAGGGAACGCTTTACCAAGCTCTACAGGAAGAAG GCTCACTTACACCACTACCTGCAGGTAGAAGGGATGGAGCAGAGCCTCTTTTCAGAGGCCATCAGCTCTCTCAGCTCCCTGATTGAAGAGTACCACCAACTGGATGCCACCAGGGGAAGATTCATGCCTGACGCACCCAGACTGAGCATCGCCGTATGA